The proteins below come from a single Saccharopolyspora sp. SCSIO 74807 genomic window:
- a CDS encoding Hsp70 family protein produces the protein MPYVLGIHVGATATSAAVARREGGRWGAAQPLPLSSTAQTVPTVLCRVQDGSFVAGEPASRQELTHHEWVVRGFTRQVGDDAPMLVGSEFVSAQALVASMVEWVADVVAQQLGHPAEHITLAHSALWGPFRTHLVRQALAGLGLRDVTMVPEPVAVAMDYASKQQVTEQGKVAVANVGGSGFDATVLQHRAPGFDVLGSPLDAGYPSGQDLDDEVFGHVREAFGEHIDELDPTDRTHRAALAGLRAECARAKEALSYHPGATVRVDLPQVRTDFALSRSRFEQLSRGHLERIPELLLQSIQSAGLGKSSESDRAARTGKTASVSSGGTGADDLDAVVLAGGSVRTPLAKQIVAERLETTPQVDAAPELVAARGAAVSAVGVLSKGSDQQASAAETSVLMRVEGGPDSDRVDIIEAQRQREAEPRPPVQVKAMYVEPPDEDRERRLKILKLSLAALLILAGLALTFVQTVEGHPLSPTTSTQR, from the coding sequence ATGCCTTACGTCCTGGGGATCCACGTGGGGGCCACGGCCACCTCGGCGGCCGTCGCGCGGCGCGAGGGCGGCCGGTGGGGCGCGGCTCAGCCGCTGCCGTTGAGCTCGACCGCGCAAACCGTCCCCACGGTGCTCTGCCGGGTCCAGGACGGCTCGTTCGTCGCCGGTGAACCGGCGAGCAGGCAGGAACTGACCCATCACGAGTGGGTCGTGCGGGGCTTCACCCGCCAGGTCGGCGACGACGCCCCGATGCTGGTCGGCAGCGAGTTCGTCAGCGCGCAGGCGCTGGTGGCCTCGATGGTCGAGTGGGTCGCCGACGTGGTCGCCCAGCAGCTCGGGCACCCCGCGGAGCACATCACCCTCGCGCACAGCGCGTTGTGGGGACCGTTCCGCACGCACCTGGTGCGCCAAGCCCTGGCCGGGCTGGGGCTGCGCGACGTGACGATGGTGCCGGAGCCGGTCGCGGTGGCCATGGACTACGCGAGCAAGCAGCAGGTCACCGAGCAGGGCAAGGTCGCGGTCGCCAACGTCGGCGGCAGCGGTTTCGACGCCACCGTGCTGCAGCACCGCGCGCCCGGGTTCGACGTGCTCGGCTCGCCGCTGGACGCGGGTTACCCCAGCGGGCAGGACCTCGACGACGAGGTGTTCGGGCACGTGCGGGAAGCCTTCGGCGAGCACATCGACGAGCTGGACCCGACCGACCGCACGCACCGGGCCGCGCTGGCCGGGCTGCGCGCCGAGTGCGCCAGGGCGAAGGAGGCGCTGTCGTACCACCCGGGCGCGACGGTCCGGGTGGATCTGCCGCAGGTGCGCACCGACTTCGCGCTGTCCCGTTCCCGGTTCGAGCAGCTCAGCCGCGGGCACCTGGAACGCATTCCGGAACTGCTGCTGCAGTCGATCCAGTCCGCGGGACTGGGCAAGTCCAGCGAGTCGGACAGGGCGGCCCGGACGGGCAAGACCGCGTCGGTCAGCTCCGGCGGAACCGGCGCCGACGACCTCGACGCCGTGGTGCTCGCGGGCGGCTCGGTGCGCACCCCGCTGGCCAAGCAGATCGTGGCCGAACGCCTGGAGACGACGCCGCAGGTGGATGCCGCCCCCGAACTCGTCGCCGCCCGCGGCGCCGCGGTCTCCGCGGTCGGCGTGCTGTCGAAGGGCAGCGACCAGCAGGCATCGGCGGCCGAGACGAGCGTGCTGATGCGCGTGGAAGGCGGCCCGGATTCGGACCGGGTCGACATCATCGAAGCCCAGCGCCAGCGGGAAGCCGAACCGCGGCCACCGGTGCAGGTGAAAGCGATGTACGTGGAACCACCCGACGAAGACCGGGAACGCCGGCTCAAGATCTTGAAGTTGAGCCTGGCCGCCCTGCTGATCCTCGCCGGGCTGGCGCTCACCTTCGTGCAGACCGTCGAAGGCCACCCGCTCAGCCCGACGACCAGTACCCAGCGCTGA
- a CDS encoding IniB N-terminal domain-containing protein — protein MHSQPEDAPGRAETPDSHPEAAAPDGPTLYEFLTRIVTSPDARSAFDADPRATLDQAGLGDMSATDVLQATSLVLDYAPVEVADEYGRSLQSSVEKFAANTQHVAITELHPAHPPEQEVTELSMLHSENPPAPAPNEDPESETNVNVEQTDSHNLINVHDVLSGNDVANGNAVGDVTDAVGNVTNTVDNTVSTVGGVAGGATGGDLPLDDLTGALPAALPNADAGSAGGPISGTVDGALGTVGDVAGDVPVAGDVAGPAVDTVGGVAGGAVGTVEGVAGGAVGTAEGVAGGALDTAGDVAGNVPVAGDVAGPAVDTVSGVAGGAVGTAEGVAGGAVGAVGGTAEGVVGGAGDAVGDVAGGATDSLPLDGLL, from the coding sequence ATGCACTCTCAGCCGGAAGATGCCCCAGGTCGCGCCGAAACCCCCGACTCCCACCCCGAGGCGGCCGCACCGGACGGACCCACGCTGTACGAGTTCCTGACCAGGATCGTCACCAGTCCGGACGCCCGGTCGGCCTTCGACGCTGATCCGCGCGCCACGCTGGATCAGGCCGGACTCGGGGACATGAGCGCGACGGACGTGCTGCAAGCCACGTCGCTGGTGCTCGACTACGCGCCAGTCGAAGTCGCGGACGAATACGGCCGCTCACTCCAGAGCAGCGTCGAGAAGTTCGCCGCGAACACCCAGCACGTCGCGATCACGGAACTGCATCCCGCACATCCACCCGAGCAGGAAGTTACGGAACTGAGCATGCTGCACTCGGAAAACCCGCCCGCCCCCGCCCCGAACGAGGACCCGGAGTCGGAGACCAACGTCAACGTTGAGCAGACCGACTCGCACAACCTGATCAACGTGCACGACGTCCTGAGCGGCAACGACGTTGCCAACGGGAACGCCGTCGGCGACGTGACCGACGCGGTCGGCAACGTGACCAACACCGTCGACAACACCGTGAGCACCGTCGGCGGCGTCGCCGGTGGCGCGACCGGCGGCGACCTGCCGCTGGACGACCTGACCGGCGCCCTGCCCGCCGCGCTGCCGAACGCCGACGCCGGCTCCGCCGGTGGCCCGATCTCGGGCACCGTCGACGGCGCGCTGGGCACCGTGGGCGACGTGGCCGGCGACGTGCCGGTCGCCGGTGACGTGGCCGGCCCGGCCGTCGACACCGTCGGCGGTGTCGCCGGTGGCGCCGTGGGCACCGTCGAGGGCGTTGCGGGCGGCGCCGTGGGCACCGCCGAGGGCGTCGCCGGTGGCGCGCTGGACACCGCGGGCGACGTGGCGGGCAACGTCCCGGTCGCCGGTGACGTGGCCGGCCCGGCCGTCGACACCGTCAGTGGCGTGGCCGGTGGCGCCGTGGGCACCGCCGAGGGCGTTGCGGGCGGCGCCGTGGGCGCCGTCGGCGGCACCGCCGAGGGCGTCGTGGGCGGCGCCGGAGACGCCGTGGGCGACGTCGCGGGCGGCGCGACCGACTCGCTGCCGCTGGACGGCCTGCTCTGA